One part of the Mangrovibacillus cuniculi genome encodes these proteins:
- a CDS encoding GNAT family N-acetyltransferase: MNIRLGTRDDITEIMKIVRKTVDLMDKEGNDQWTGDYPTPDDFERDVANHTLHVAENNEGEILGMITVDQVATDEYNQVTWRQEEPYYVFHRLAVSVKARGLGLAQTLIQHAEEYAIDQGVPYMKTDTYSLNEKAQQLFEKLGYHKVGEMEWLNKDHPFYCYDKILTK; this comes from the coding sequence ATGAACATTCGACTAGGAACGAGAGACGACATCACAGAAATCATGAAGATTGTTCGCAAAACGGTGGACCTTATGGATAAGGAAGGGAACGATCAATGGACTGGTGATTACCCAACTCCTGATGATTTTGAACGTGATGTTGCTAACCATACATTACATGTTGCAGAGAATAATGAGGGTGAAATTCTAGGTATGATTACTGTAGATCAAGTAGCTACAGATGAATACAATCAGGTAACGTGGCGACAAGAAGAACCTTACTATGTTTTTCATCGATTAGCAGTTAGTGTGAAAGCAAGAGGTTTAGGACTTGCCCAAACACTAATTCAACATGCAGAAGAATATGCAATAGATCAGGGTGTTCCTTATATGAAAACGGACACGTACTCATTAAATGAGAAAGCACAACAACTTTTCGAAAAATTAGGATATCATAAAGTTGGAGAAATGGAATGGTTGAATAAAGATCATCCATTTTACTGTTACGATAAAATCTTAACTAAATAA
- a CDS encoding SDR family oxidoreductase — translation MYLFWLTEWILVNRRTAFITGGAKGLGKVTAERLAQEGYNVIVNYRNSKEEAQSLINQLRETYDIRAFSIKGDMTVKDDILHVVEEIKEQVGVIDVLVHNAGPYIKERKKLTDYTDDEWNELINGNLTSAFYLFREILPLMRKQNFGRVITFGYDRVDTTPGWIYRSAFASAKAGLASLTRTIALEEAEYGITCNMICPGDILPEWKESTISSAMEVDDKSIPVGRPGTGEDIARVVSFLCNEAADFITGSIIPVTGGKDVLGKIYHQQ, via the coding sequence ATGTACTTATTTTGGTTAACGGAGTGGATTTTAGTGAATAGACGAACCGCTTTCATAACAGGAGGCGCAAAAGGACTTGGAAAGGTGACAGCGGAGCGACTTGCACAGGAAGGGTACAATGTTATTGTAAATTACCGCAACAGTAAAGAAGAAGCTCAAAGCTTAATCAACCAATTAAGGGAAACGTACGATATCCGAGCATTTAGTATTAAAGGCGACATGACCGTAAAAGACGATATTCTTCATGTCGTAGAGGAAATTAAAGAACAAGTTGGTGTGATTGACGTACTTGTGCATAATGCTGGTCCTTATATAAAAGAAAGAAAAAAACTCACAGATTACACAGACGATGAATGGAATGAATTAATTAATGGCAATCTGACAAGTGCCTTTTATCTCTTTAGGGAGATACTCCCACTTATGAGAAAACAAAATTTTGGCCGAGTCATTACGTTTGGTTATGACAGGGTCGACACCACTCCTGGATGGATCTATCGCTCTGCTTTTGCATCAGCTAAAGCAGGACTTGCTTCATTAACGAGAACAATAGCATTAGAAGAAGCGGAATACGGTATTACTTGTAATATGATTTGTCCGGGAGACATCCTACCAGAATGGAAAGAATCCACTATTTCTTCTGCAATGGAAGTTGATGATAAATCCATTCCAGTTGGAAGGCCTGGCACAGGTGAGGATATTGCTAGGGTAGTTAGTTTTCTTTGTAATGAAGCCGCAGATTTTATCACAGGATCCATTATTCCAGTAACAGGTGGGAAAGATGTATTAGGGAAAATCTATCATCAACAATGA
- a CDS encoding MATE family efflux transporter, whose product MNQTYNKKEKGFLLLRIMWPILITQLAIFGMNFFDTLMTGQYNSSHLAGVAIGSSIWVPIAIGLGGILVAITPIVAQLNGGGKREEVAPAVFQGLYASLLMVLIVYLLGMLVLNPALSVMNLEPIVEDVARKYVLALSIGLIPLFLYNVLRAFMDALGMTKITMFISLIALPINVILNYLLIFGYLGLPELGGVGAGYASAFTYWILLCISIFVIHRKEPFSSYGIFKKVVPFELAGFQDVFKIGIPIGLSIFFETSIFSAVTLFMSDYSTQVIAGHQAALNFSSLLYMIPLSMAMALTIVVGFEVGAKRYADAKTYSWMGVIAAIFLAFIYGLFLFLGRQAIGDFYVNDPEVSSLIAHFLLYAVFFQLSDAIQAPVQGALRGYKDVNITFIMALISYWVIGLPLGYILANYTTLEPFGYWVGLTAGLTAGAITLSLRLRWLQRKMALESKLT is encoded by the coding sequence ATGAATCAAACGTATAACAAAAAAGAAAAAGGCTTCCTTCTATTAAGAATTATGTGGCCTATTCTTATTACGCAATTAGCTATTTTTGGTATGAACTTCTTTGATACGTTAATGACAGGGCAATATAATTCTTCACACTTAGCAGGTGTTGCCATAGGTAGTTCTATTTGGGTTCCAATAGCCATTGGACTTGGCGGGATACTGGTCGCAATAACTCCTATTGTTGCACAACTTAATGGTGGTGGAAAACGAGAAGAAGTTGCCCCAGCTGTATTCCAAGGGTTATATGCCTCTCTTTTAATGGTATTGATAGTCTATCTTTTAGGTATGCTGGTTCTTAATCCTGCGTTAAGTGTTATGAACTTAGAGCCTATAGTAGAAGATGTAGCTAGAAAGTATGTATTAGCCTTATCCATAGGATTAATCCCATTATTTCTATACAATGTCTTAAGGGCTTTTATGGACGCGTTAGGTATGACAAAAATTACCATGTTTATATCATTAATTGCTCTCCCTATTAACGTTATCTTAAACTATTTACTTATCTTCGGTTACCTTGGCCTGCCTGAATTAGGCGGAGTTGGTGCAGGATATGCGAGTGCTTTCACGTATTGGATACTCCTATGTATCTCCATATTCGTGATTCACCGTAAAGAACCCTTTAGTAGTTATGGTATATTTAAGAAAGTTGTTCCTTTTGAACTTGCCGGCTTTCAAGATGTGTTTAAGATTGGTATTCCCATTGGTTTATCGATATTCTTTGAGACTAGCATATTCTCAGCGGTGACGTTGTTCATGAGTGACTATTCTACTCAAGTCATTGCAGGACATCAGGCAGCGTTGAATTTCTCCAGTCTACTTTATATGATCCCGTTAAGTATGGCGATGGCACTGACAATCGTTGTAGGATTTGAAGTGGGAGCCAAACGATATGCAGATGCCAAAACTTACAGTTGGATGGGAGTTATTGCAGCAATCTTTTTAGCTTTTATATATGGTCTTTTCTTATTTTTAGGTAGACAGGCAATTGGTGATTTTTATGTAAATGACCCTGAAGTATCTAGTTTAATCGCTCACTTTTTATTATATGCTGTCTTCTTTCAATTATCTGATGCTATCCAAGCACCAGTACAAGGTGCCTTAAGAGGATATAAAGATGTCAATATTACTTTTATCATGGCGTTAATCTCTTACTGGGTAATTGGATTACCTCTTGGATACATTTTAGCCAACTACACAACTCTTGAACCATTTGGTTATTGGGTAGGCTTAACTGCAGGCTTAACTGCTGGAGCAATAACATTATCTTTACGATTACGATGGCTTCAAAGAAAGATGGCTTTAGAAAGTAAATTAACCTAA